The Christensenella timonensis DNA segment CGTCAAGCCCCCGCACCTCGACCAGCCGGTCCATATCGTCGTACCGGTAGGACACCTTGCGTCCGTCCGGGTAGGTGATTTCTGTCTTGCGCCCGTAATCGTCATACGAATATCCGACCACATCACCCGATGCGCCCGTAACAGAGATCAGTTGGGATTTATCGTCGTACTGGTATTTGCTCGTCCCCTCCGGCCCTGTCATTTCGGTCACCAAACCAAGCTCGTTATAGGTGTGCCTCACCTGTTTTTCGCCGTTATAATCCTCGCCCGTCATCTGTCCAAGATCGTCGTAGGTATACGTCGTGACCGTTCCGTCCGGGTTCGTTATTTTTGTAAGCCACCCCTCCGGCGTATACTCATATTTCTTCACGTTCCCCAGCGCGTCCGTTTCGCTCAAGAGGTTGCCCTGCGAATCGTATTCGTACCCCGTCGCATGGCTGAGTGCATCCGTTACCTTTGTGAGGCTCCCGAGCGCGTCGTACTCATACGAAACAGTATTTCCGAGCGCGTCTGTTGTTTTCGTCACGTTTCCGGCGGCGTCGTATTCAAAGGTCGTTTTTGCGTTTTCCGCATCAGTCTTCTGGATGACGTTCCCGCCAAGGTCATATTTGTTTTCATACGAAGAACCGTCCGCATAGGCAATCTTTTCCGCCCAGTCCATCGCATCGTAAGAAACCTGCGTGACATTGCCAAGCGCGTCTGTCTGCGATACCATATTTCCCGCCGCGTCATAGGCATACGATATTTTTGAACCGTCGGGGTTCACCCTTGCCGTCATATTGCCCATTGCGTCGTACTCATATGTTGCAATGCGGTTTCCGTTTTGTTCCGTCAGGATATTTCCTACTGCGTCATAGGTATATTGCGTGGGCATCCCCTGCCGCGGCAAAAGAGTTGAGACGCGACCAAGCTCGTCGTACTTATACCGATCCGAAGTCCCGTCGGGATAAATGATATGCGTCAGGCGGTTTGCCTTATCGTATTTCAGTTCCAGTTCATGCTCCTGCGCATCCGTTACCTGTCTCACATTGCCGTTTCCGTCATAGGCATATTCCGTCGTTTTGCCGTTCACCGTCTGCGCGGTCACGCGGTTCATGGAATCATACGTATATTCTGTGATCAATCCCTGTTCATTGGAGCTCTTTAAAAGCCTGCCCGTTTCGTCATATTCATTTTCAATCGATATGCCATTCGGCCCCGTGGTTTTGACCGTATTGCCGAGCGAATCGTACTCCATTGTAACAGAGTTCCCGCGCGCGTCCGTAACCTTGGTGGCCTGACCGTTCGCATTATACTCGTACTGCGTCGAATTACCAAGCGCATCCGTCTGCTTTGTGACACGCCCCGCCCCGTCGTATTCCGTGTGCGTTTTCCCGCCGTTTTTAAGTACAGCGCCCATCTGCTGACCGTTTTCGTTATATTCAAAGCGCATGGAATTTTTGCGGACATCTGTCGTCTTTATGAGGTTTGCCGCCTGATCGTATTCGTATTCTTCCGTGTTGCCAAGCGGGTCGATGGTTTTTGCAAGCTGCCCTGCCTGATCGTATTCGTAGCGGAACACGCCGCCGTTCTGGTTGGTGACAGAGATGATCTTCCCTGCCGCGTCGTATTTGGTCGATTTGCTGTTTCCAAGCGCGTCCGTTTCTTTTGTTACATTGCCGTTTGCGTCGTATGCAAAGGTCGTTTTCGCGCCCGTTGCGTCTATCGTCGCGGCAATGCTGCTGTCCGGGTTATATTCGATTGTGGAAACGCCGCCGTTTGCATCCGTTGTCTTCACGGGACGGTTCAAGCTGTCGTATTCCGTTGTAACCGTTGTGCCGTCCGGGTTTATTTGCTTTACCTGATTGCCGTTTGCGTCATACTGAAATTGCGTCTCATTCCCGTCCGCGTCCACCGTTTTTGCCAGCTTACCGGTCAATTCATCGTATACATAAACCGTCCTTGCGCCCGCAGCGTTTATCTGCGCGGTCATGCGGTTCATAGAATCATATTCAAATGTTGTCCGGTTCCCTGCCGCATCCGTCTGGGATATGGCGTTGCCGTTCGCGTCGTACTCATATGTGGCTGTTTCTCCAAGCGCATTGCTTACCTTCTTCACATTCCCGTTGAAGTCGTACTCTGCTTGCTGCACGCTCCCATCCGGCAGGATCGTCCTGACCAGTTGGTTCATGCCGTCGTATTCCATCCGCGTCGTTTCGCCCATCGGATTGACGGCGGCAATCTGGTTCCCCGCGCCGTCGTATTCGTAGGCCATAAACGTCCCGTCCGCAAAAACGATCTTCGTATTGTTCCCCGCCGCGTCGTATTCATATTTCGTTACCATACCGGATGCGTCGATTTTCGACGTCAGGTGCCCGGCAGGATCGTATGCAAGTTTTGTCACGCCGCCCTTTGCGTCAATGGTCTCTACAAGGTTTGCGCCCTCGTATTTATATTCTGTTTTATTTCCAACTGCGTCAATTTCGAGTATCTTCTGGCCATAGGCGTTATACTGGAATTGCACGACGCTCCCATCAGGATTTATTTGCTTTGACTGATTGCCGTTGGGGTCGTATTCATATTTTGTGACATTTCCCGCCTTATCCGTAAATTCTACCGGCAGGTTGTCCTCGTTATATACAAACGATACAAAGCTGCCATCCGGTGAGATTTCTTTTGTTTTGTTGCCGTTGCCATCATATTCGTAGGCAATCAATGTTCCATCGGCTTGTGTAATACCCGATACATTCCCATCTTCGTCATATGAAGTCAGGGTTTCGTTTCCATTCGCATCCACCTGCTTTATAACGCGTTTTTGATCGTCAAACCAAACCTCTGTCTTTTGCCCCTGCGCATCTGTCGTTATTGTATGATCAGGGGAATATTCCAGATGATACTCTCCGGCCTGCGCGTCTGTCTGGAATACCACACGGTCTTTTTCATCGTATTCATTAAATACCTGCTGTACGCCGTTGCCGTCGTACCACTCCGTCATCCGGTGCTGACCGTCGTAAACGTACCGCTTCGTATTCCCGTCCGCATCCGTGAAACTCACAAGGTCGGTTCCGCTGTATTCGTACTGCATAACCGCGCCGCCGGGCAGCGTGATTTCCGTAATATGGCCGCCCGTGTCCATCGTAACGCCAAGCCGCGCGCCTGATGGAGCAATTACAGCGGTCATAAGCCCCTTGCCATCGCGCTCAATTTTGGTGACGTTCGTTTCGTCGGTCACAATGGATTTCAAAAGCCCGGTTGTTGTGAAAACCATTGTCTTGCCCTGCGGTTCCTCTATTCTGATCTCGTGATTGATATTGTCAACTTCAAAACTAAGAAAATCATCATCGTTTCCTGTATATGTCCCGTCGCCGTTCGGCGTGAAGTATACCGTCGCGCCGTTTGCTTTTACATATCCGTAAGATCCATCCTGGAAAAGGATCAAATGCTGCGCGAAATCCGTGTCCCAGCCTCCGCCAAACGGGCCGTCCGTCATTTCAGACTGCGCGTTATATGTCCGCACAATATTCAGGTTCGCGCTTCCAAGGTCGGCATATACAAAATCTGCCTGTTCCATAAAGAAATTGCCGTTATTGAAGTTGATCGGTTCAAAACCAATCGCGCAGTATTTATTCTTACCGAGCAGCTTTTCGTTGAGGAGCCGTTCTCCTTTGGGCGGGGACGGTTCGGTAGAGAACGTATAGTTTCCGCCGTACAGGTCGTTCAGGTATTGGGATTGCTCATATTCGTTCGCCGTAAATTCAACCACGTCAAGTTTTTCCGGCGGTGGGATCCGTACCGTTTCGGCTGCTGTTTTAAGACTCTCGTGCGGATAAAGTGTGACCGTATTCCCATCCACCTCGCCATAAATATGCTTTACAGATACTTCGTAAGCCGCGCCTTCTGCATACTCCGGGTCCAGGCAGCTTGTTCCGTTCTCCTCAGGTATTTCGGCAACCAACTTGCCATTTTTGTATACGCTGAAGAATACCGCACACTGGACGGTTTCCGTTTTGGGATTCGTGTTTTCCCACGTCAGGATATAATTCCGCTGCGCCGGGTCTTCGTAATATTTTCCATAGTCTGCCGCAACGACGTTTACAGGCGGCTGCACCAGCCTGACCTCGACATTTTTCTCCGTGCCGGTGAATCCTTCCAGATGCCACGAAACAAGCCTTGCTCCATCCGGCACCTTTGCCCTCAAATATATTTCTTTTGCAGCCTTTGGGAGCGCAACATTATCATTCAGGTCGATGGAAGCCCACGACTTATTATCCAAAGAATATTCGTAGACGATACTGCCTGCATCCGTTTCATCAGCAAGCGCGTCAAGGCGGATCACATTTACGGGACTGGGCGCTATGATCTTACCGCTTGTAACTGTCCCCTGCGGAACCGGCATTGCCTTTGCATCGCCCGCGTCCGGTGCGCCGATTGGTTCGTACTCAACCGGAAGGTTTTCACGCAGTAAAAGCTGCGTATTTGCCGTTCCGCTTACGCATACAAACCCGTCCTTTGTCTCAGCAAATGCGGACAGTCCATGCTTGCTTCTTTCCTGCACCTTATATGCTTCATAGGTAAAGCTGTCCGCGTGAAGGCTCCCATCCTCATAAAGCCACTGATTAACACAATCCGTTCTTGAAAGGTCGGTAGATATCTCTTTAACCGGCAGCGTTACCGTTTCCGGTTCTGTAATATGAAAAGGCTTTGCTTCGCGCAGCAAATTAGAGAATACCCTTACAGGACTCATCTCTATCACACCTTCAAGCTGCCATGCGCGCAATACTGGCGACTGTGAGCCGTTACCGTGCAATACGGCTTTTACTGCCACTGATTTTGTCGGTATTTTAAGCGCGATATCGGTTTGTGTTGTGATCGGCTCCCATGTATGCCCGCCGTCAATAGAATACGAATATTCGATTGACGTTCCGTCCGGCGTTTCTTCCGTCGCCTTCAGGCGCAGCGCCATAATTTCTTTTGCAGTACCGGAAAGGACAGATACGATCTCGCCATCCTGCGACGGATCGGTGAGTTTTGCTTCGGACGGCGCATAGTCTATATTCGTTTTATCTGCGGTAAAATCTTCGTTATCAAAAGCATCGGCAAAGAGCATTGCCGCTCCAAGCCCTCCGCTGTAATGCAGCTGTCCGTTGGTATCTTCGGAAATGACCGTTAAGGTGTGCGACGATCCTTCCGGGTAAGTGATCGCATCAAAATCAAACGACGTCTCATCATCCTTTTCTTCGACAAACACACCGTCAATATAGTAAAGCGCCGTTTTCTGGCTCGCTCCCTGACTTTGTTCGTCTGATCCATCTGGCGTTTCCCCGCTGTCTATCGAATCGCCTGTTTTCGGAAGGTAGTCCGCGGTATATTCCACGCTGGTTCGCGGCACGGTTATTTTATCTCCCTTTTCAGGGGCAGTGATGGTTACGTCGGAAAAGAGCGGCTTCGCGCTTTTATCTACTTCAAGGACAATCCCTTCGATCAGGCTTTCGTTTCCTGCCTGATCCCTGGCAAATAATGTTAGCTCAATCTTCTCATGATCCTCGAACGCACCCGTATTGAGCACACCAATGATCTGCTGATTCTGCTCCTCCGTACTGCGTGCAAGCTCCACGCTCTTGCCGCTGTCTCCCGTCGCGCTCAGCGTCCATTCGTCGAGGGACAGGTCGGAAACACTCCCCCATATTTCGACCATTCCATTTGCAATATCCCCGTCGACGGGTGCAAGAATTTCAATTTCTGGATTTGTCAGGTCGCGGTAAACCGTATTCGTGTAGGTGCGCTGATTTTCAAGTTGATCCGTCACCTTAAATGCGATTTCGTGTTCACCATCCGGCAAACCCGTAAGGTATGCCGTTATGTTGCCCGTTTCACCAAGAGTTGGCGGTGGATCACCGTCTGGATCGGCAAATAATGACAACAACCCTTGTGGATTCGTCATATCTATGAAGGGAATCGGTTGTTGCACGAATTGAAAGGGATCTGCTAAAAGTGAAAATCCATTTTGGTCATCTTCCCCACTCGAAACGTCTCCATGTTCGCCTTCTCCCGGCTCATTGGGATCCGATTCTGGTGGAACATAAGGTGTGAGGACATCATACCAATCCCCACCCGCAACGGAATATTCCGCACGGGCAAGGCCACTGTGTGGATCGCTCAATCCAGTCCATGCAACATCGATTGTATCTGATATTGTCCAGCTATCCGGGTCAACGGTAATGCTTTCCACGGTAGGAGCCGTGGTATCCTTATACAGCTTTACCGTTCCGGCTGCCCCGACGTTTCCGACCACATCCGTAGCGTGGATGCTGACCGTGTGCTCTCCATCTGTAAGGGACGTAATATCTACCGGCAGGCCATTGAATGCTTTATCTGTCTTTCCTGCAGACACCCAGCTTCCGTTATCCAAGCGGTATTCCACCGACTTGAGGTTGTTTAAATCGGTGATGCCACTCCATGAAAGGCCAATCGTATTGTTGTTGGTCCATGAGGCAGGGGTAACAGACAGCACGGGCGCGGTTGGCCCGGTTTTATCCAGATAGAAATATGCGTAGTTATGCACACCGTAATTCCCCGCCGCATCTTTCCCCCTGATGGCAATATAATGCCTGCCATCTTTAAGTCCTGCCGTACTGAATACATAACTGCCGCTGGCAGTATTTTTCCCCGTTGTTTTCCACGCGCCTGCCGGACTGTCGCTGTCGATCAGGTATTCGATCTGCCCGCCGCTGAGCGTTGTTTGTGCGCTGCCGGACGCGTTATTGTAGTCTGTGAGCCCTGACCAGGAAACCGTTATATTCGCCGCGTTTGTGTATGCTGACGGATTCACCGTGACCGCAGACGGTTTATTCGGCGGCATCGTATCCGGCAGTTTCCCGTATGCCTCGCTGAACAGGCCGGGATTTGGGGCCTGCCCCGTACCGTTATGCGGCACTACCTTAAAATAATAATTGAGGTCGTTTGCGTAACTGCTCCCGGGGTTGTTCTTTGCATATAGATGAGCGGGGATCATGGGCAGCTCTGCTCCGCCGCCGCCCAAATGCAATTTACATGAACCCGCGTTAATTTCCGCTGTGGTTGGCCAAATACCTTTTCCCCTCGTTGTAAAGGAAGTCGTATTGCCAACATTCAGGTATTCGTACTCTTTCCCATCCCATATGCCGATATAATACCCGCCCGCGCCTTCCACGCTGTTCCAGTTCACGTCAAAGTAACCGCTCCCGGAATTGACGCCGTTTGTATGCGGCGTAACACGTATTCCCGTATTCGGAATCCCTTCAAAATATGTCATGGAGAATGTCATGCGGTAGGAAGGCGTATCCGCCGAGACAAACTCACGGTAATCCCCATAATCATTTGCATCGCATACAAGGGCAAATCCGCAATTTTCGACCTGATTGAACGTATTAAAATATTCCCCAAACATTTCAGTCAGGTTCCAGCTATACCATCCGCTTCCGTTGACGTATTGCGTATCGTATGCTTTATCTAAAATATGGGGGGAATTGTTCCATGTGATTGTCCTTGAATTCCAACTGCTTTCTACCCGATGGACCGAGAATGGATCTATACT contains these protein-coding regions:
- a CDS encoding RHS repeat-associated core domain-containing protein, translated to MFGEYFNTFNQVENCGFALVCDANDYGDYREFVSADTPSYRMTFSMTYFEGIPNTGIRVTPHTNGVNSGSGYFDVNWNSVEGAGGYYIGIWDGKEYEYLNVGNTTSFTTRGKGIWPTTAEINAGSCKLHLGGGGAELPMIPAHLYAKNNPGSSYANDLNYYFKVVPHNGTGQAPNPGLFSEAYGKLPDTMPPNKPSAVTVNPSAYTNAANITVSWSGLTDYNNASGSAQTTLSGGQIEYLIDSDSPAGAWKTTGKNTASGSYVFSTAGLKDGRHYIAIRGKDAAGNYGVHNYAYFYLDKTGPTAPVLSVTPASWTNNNTIGLSWSGITDLNNLKSVEYRLDNGSWVSAGKTDKAFNGLPVDITSLTDGEHTVSIHATDVVGNVGAAGTVKLYKDTTAPTVESITVDPDSWTISDTIDVAWTGLSDPHSGLARAEYSVAGGDWYDVLTPYVPPESDPNEPGEGEHGDVSSGEDDQNGFSLLADPFQFVQQPIPFIDMTNPQGLLSLFADPDGDPPPTLGETGNITAYLTGLPDGEHEIAFKVTDQLENQRTYTNTVYRDLTNPEIEILAPVDGDIANGMVEIWGSVSDLSLDEWTLSATGDSGKSVELARSTEEQNQQIIGVLNTGAFEDHEKIELTLFARDQAGNESLIEGIVLEVDKSAKPLFSDVTITAPEKGDKITVPRTSVEYTADYLPKTGDSIDSGETPDGSDEQSQGASQKTALYYIDGVFVEEKDDETSFDFDAITYPEGSSHTLTVISEDTNGQLHYSGGLGAAMLFADAFDNEDFTADKTNIDYAPSEAKLTDPSQDGEIVSVLSGTAKEIMALRLKATEETPDGTSIEYSYSIDGGHTWEPITTQTDIALKIPTKSVAVKAVLHGNGSQSPVLRAWQLEGVIEMSPVRVFSNLLREAKPFHITEPETVTLPVKEISTDLSRTDCVNQWLYEDGSLHADSFTYEAYKVQERSKHGLSAFAETKDGFVCVSGTANTQLLLRENLPVEYEPIGAPDAGDAKAMPVPQGTVTSGKIIAPSPVNVIRLDALADETDAGSIVYEYSLDNKSWASIDLNDNVALPKAAKEIYLRAKVPDGARLVSWHLEGFTGTEKNVEVRLVQPPVNVVAADYGKYYEDPAQRNYILTWENTNPKTETVQCAVFFSVYKNGKLVAEIPEENGTSCLDPEYAEGAAYEVSVKHIYGEVDGNTVTLYPHESLKTAAETVRIPPPEKLDVVEFTANEYEQSQYLNDLYGGNYTFSTEPSPPKGERLLNEKLLGKNKYCAIGFEPINFNNGNFFMEQADFVYADLGSANLNIVRTYNAQSEMTDGPFGGGWDTDFAQHLILFQDGSYGYVKANGATVYFTPNGDGTYTGNDDDFLSFEVDNINHEIRIEEPQGKTMVFTTTGLLKSIVTDETNVTKIERDGKGLMTAVIAPSGARLGVTMDTGGHITEITLPGGAVMQYEYSGTDLVSFTDADGNTKRYVYDGQHRMTEWYDGNGVQQVFNEYDEKDRVVFQTDAQAGEYHLEYSPDHTITTDAQGQKTEVWFDDQKRVIKQVDANGNETLTSYDEDGNVSGITQADGTLIAYEYDGNGNKTKEISPDGSFVSFVYNEDNLPVEFTDKAGNVTKYEYDPNGNQSKQINPDGSVVQFQYNAYGQKILEIDAVGNKTEYKYEGANLVETIDAKGGVTKLAYDPAGHLTSKIDASGMVTKYEYDAAGNNTKIVFADGTFMAYEYDGAGNQIAAVNPMGETTRMEYDGMNQLVRTILPDGSVQQAEYDFNGNVKKVSNALGETATYEYDANGNAISQTDAAGNRTTFEYDSMNRMTAQINAAGARTVYVYDELTGKLAKTVDADGNETQFQYDANGNQVKQINPDGTTVTTEYDSLNRPVKTTDANGGVSTIEYNPDSSIAATIDATGAKTTFAYDANGNVTKETDALGNSKSTKYDAAGKIISVTNQNGGVFRYEYDQAGQLAKTIDPLGNTEEYEYDQAANLIKTTDVRKNSMRFEYNENGQQMGAVLKNGGKTHTEYDGAGRVTKQTDALGNSTQYEYNANGQATKVTDARGNSVTMEYDSLGNTVKTTGPNGISIENEYDETGRLLKSSNEQGLITEYTYDSMNRVTAQTVNGKTTEYAYDGNGNVRQVTDAQEHELELKYDKANRLTHIIYPDGTSDRYKYDELGRVSTLLPRQGMPTQYTYDAVGNILTEQNGNRIATYEYDAMGNMTARVNPDGSKISYAYDAAGNMVSQTDALGNVTQVSYDAMDWAEKIAYADGSSYENKYDLGGNVIQKTDAENAKTTFEYDAAGNVTKTTDALGNTVSYEYDALGSLTKVTDALSHATGYEYDSQGNLLSETDALGNVKKYEYTPEGWLTKITNPDGTVTTYTYDDLGQMTGEDYNGEKQVRHTYNELGLVTEMTGPEGTSKYQYDDKSQLISVTGASGDVVGYSYDDYGRKTEITYPDGRKVSYRYDDMDRLVEVRGLDGGKTTYEYDANGNRIKTKAGGIQTEYGYDAMNRVVSQRASGETNISFAYEYDKNGYITGETRTEGETVYTRDYGYDPLGQLTSFKENDYSEKYTYDAAGNMTQKVANGVKSEMAYNAANQLTKLTSANGAVNYTYDANGNLTAKTLNGKTSTYAYDAAGKLTDYLGYDGYEEKYTYDAAGNRIEKKSKGTSARKTLEELAELGEKLETETSEAENPDEWITTEYVNDINTENAQVLMERTGGRTVSYEYGLERLSMYAQDGLAERKTDYVYDGRGSVAQEISYNNAWYNYLLPFTQDTQVESHRYTPFGEQMTGKATGFGYNGEYYSAETGLQYLRMRYYEPDMMRFSQKDIIQMQGAGSAAMNRYTYAANNPVNFSDPSGMFFEQIGDFFGAIAEGAAWLGGKIVEGAGYVAGSVVGVFNKDAGDYIKNGSRALGNQIADAGKSARATLRNSGAAKDKAISTFAKNISKGKSVGYSASQARSSYNAYVQQKKAEEKQRKTSVVRDIFPGYGVEYDGDRVGIRYNGQFIEITSPAQAQAIKACMDDLEKAQANKELEKARASVSGNKALVSDGVLLLGTGNGVGVTPSYTFGDTKDSKDLTREKLDALGKQYGATQNADGTYSLSDVAQAYISKNGSAGTFHIGAGVSGSFGGLGGQATIQLTFDGYGNVAIQTTVGGGLGIAATPSGSAFIFAGGTNADGYEALEGPGIQAGVSGGAGLAGGGEYIYGYDPNDPDNKIYEGGEGMFGLGGGAEGHAFISNTETLTKFNITDIPGVKNTLDMIEFFAVK